The following DNA comes from Brassica oleracea var. oleracea cultivar TO1000 chromosome C5, BOL, whole genome shotgun sequence.
ATGTTTTCTAACAGAGTCAAGACTGATATATATATATATATATATATATATATATATATATAAACAAGGATGTTTTTTTATAAACCACAATAAACTAGAAAACACAAAAGGGATGATTATCATTCTAAGACTAAACACTAGACTAATGAAGGCCATGGAACAAAATATGTTTTTTATGCATAATGAAAACTTGTCCTACTATGTAACCTAGATTTAATAAAATTCTCTTAATCTCCTGCACATGTAGCACTATCTCTCTATTACATTAATACCATGCCATTGCCAAGTGGTGTCTGGTTCTCTTGTTGCTTTGTTCTGATATTACCATGGACCGGTTAGTGTCCTTCTCAAGCATTGCCTTTTGCTGCCCCACGGTTTCTTCGATGATTCCTTCAGCTGCTAACTCAAAAAGCAGTAGTCGTGAGCAACATAATCAAATTCAGGATGAGGTCACTCAAAAGGGAAAGGGGAGACGCAGAAAATGTTTGACAACTATAAGATCTGGATACCAATAACCATTAGATCTTTTATGTTTCTTTTTTCAATTTGGTTCTTATGATGCTGCAGAGTCAATGTTTTGTAGATTAACTTATGAAAACAAATAACGTTCTGAAAAGTTATACCTCATTCTTCTGCATTTCCATCATTTCAGCCTGCAACGTAAGAGGAAAAAGCTCAGTTTCAGAATCAAGCGGCTATTATTTATATTCTGAGATGGAGAAGCAAAGAAACAGTGAGGTAGTCAATTCAGATACCTGTTTTCTCTGCAATTCTTGATTCACTTTCTTCAGCTTTTCAATTTCAGCTTCCAGTTCCAAGGTATAAGCCTGCAATTAATGGATAATGGAAGATAAAACATCTTAGTACTACTAGTGATTCAGGATAGAAAAACATATTACAGTTTGAATACTGACCTGCTTTCGAGCTCTTGATCTAGCAGCTGATTCTCGGTTCTTGATCATTCTCCTCTGCCTCCTCTCGATAACCTTCTCTAGGCCAGTATTGCTTCTTCTTCCTCGATTAAGCACATAAGGAACTGGTGACAGAGAGTTGTTTTCTGCGCTGCTTGTCCCTGGAGACGTTGCTGCAACAGTAACCCCGGCTCCTCCGAAACTAGCTAAACCATTAGTATTGTTCATTGAATTATTCACAGCCCCATTAAAACTCTTGTTGACAGCAAATGCAACATTTGCTTGTTTAGGAAAAATGGTCTGAGGCAGCCTCTGCTGCTGCTGCTGAGGATGTGACTGATTCAGCTGCTGTCGTGACTGCTGTTGTGGCTGTTGTTGAAACTGCTGCTGCTGCTGCATTGTACCATTGTTGAATGATATGCTGTTTTGATTTGGTTGAACAAACTCAAAGCCTAATCCCCCAGGAGCTCCGTTGTTACCATAAAAGCCGTTGTTATTGTTTCCAGTGACCTGACCCATATGCTGTGAAGAGTTGTTATCTTCTCTTACAACTCCAGCGCGGGACAGAAACTCCTCAAGTGTCATTTCCCCTAATGTCTGTTGCCTCTGCGGCGCATTATTAGACTCACCACCGCCTCCTCCGCTGCAACCTCCACCGTCTTTGGTGATCAGACATTTCCAGACCTCATCGACAGTCTTCTGACTAATCGTTCTAGGCAATGTCAACGAGCCTTGCCTCTGGAGATTCCCACCAGGTTGCACCATCGTTGTAGGAGCTGAAGAAGTCATGGTCATGGACATGGCCTGAGCTTCCTCAGCAGTCCATATGCTCTTCAAGAGTTCATCCATGTTCATCGACCCGTAATCTTTTCCAGGTCCACCTAGTAAGCTCTGAAGCTCATCAAACGTTCGTGAGTAAAGCGAAGACTGTCTCGCCAAGGGATATGCAGTATCTGTTGGCTTCATCTGGTTGAATCCTTCCCCACCAGGGTCACCACCGAAATTGATTTGAGTTCCCATATTCCTTGTGTTGGTTCACTCTAAACCGCTTCCTCTTGAGAGGTAAAAGACCATAAAAAACGAGTCAAAGGTAAAGAAGTTAGAGTAGATAACATAATGCTAAGAATCCATGACATTAAAAAAGGTCCGAGGTAAGTGACACATATTGCATGTTCACAACCATATCTAGAGTAAGTAAAGAGAAGCAAAGCAACAAAACTAGAAAAACCACATAAATAAATGTGTACACACACACACATGTAAAAGCAAATGAAAGTCAAATCGATAATAGAAGATCTTCAGATAACGTTAATGCAATAAACAGAAAAAAAGGCTTTTTGAGCAAAATGAGTTCATACCAGATACAGTGTCTTCTCAAAGACCATAAATATGAACCATATCAGCAAAATCATTACAGAGATAAATTGAA
Coding sequences within:
- the LOC106295118 gene encoding ABSCISIC ACID-INSENSITIVE 5-like protein 7 — protein: MGTQINFGGDPGGEGFNQMKPTDTAYPLARQSSLYSRTFDELQSLLGGPGKDYGSMNMDELLKSIWTAEEAQAMSMTMTSSAPTTMVQPGGNLQRQGSLTLPRTISQKTVDEVWKCLITKDGGGCSGGGGGESNNAPQRQQTLGEMTLEEFLSRAGVVREDNNSSQHMGQVTGNNNNGFYGNNGAPGGLGFEFVQPNQNSISFNNGTMQQQQQFQQQPQQQSRQQLNQSHPQQQQQRLPQTIFPKQANVAFAVNKSFNGAVNNSMNNTNGLASFGGAGVTVAATSPGTSSAENNSLSPVPYVLNRGRRSNTGLEKVIERRQRRMIKNRESAARSRARKQAYTLELEAEIEKLKKVNQELQRKQAEMMEMQKNELKESSKKPWGSKRQCLRRTLTGPW